A genomic region of Silurus meridionalis isolate SWU-2019-XX chromosome 7, ASM1480568v1, whole genome shotgun sequence contains the following coding sequences:
- the prdm9 gene encoding histone-lysine N-methyltransferase PRDM9, with the protein MTDSPGLPSGEDQNLEIQGSVTVCNIGTEESQEENAFNDKHFYCETCHKLFLDQCDVHGPPLFTYDSPTPMGVPQRALLTLPQGLVIGRSTTPGAGLGVFNQGQIIPLGMHFGPFDGEISSTENALESAYSWIICRGSDHYDYIDAERDTHSNWLRYVVCSRTENEQNLVAFQQAGRILFRSCRSIYPGQELKVWYAEEYAHSLSTTWDKIWDKKCTFTGRNSEEASQLCLCPYCQYSFPAAFYLHRHVRRSHPDEYPHLLEAQTLETCDHTPVMNLDHCLLASDAPPQSHMQQMTKSFQNEFPTLSGQTEQSNPTDPPHTNSSNLMNKTDQSDGSGEEVSGNKCGECGRTFLRSCHLKRHQRTIHSKEKPYCCSHCRKCFSQATGLKRHQQTHQGEKEGTTGTEQTEKGDSVYSCTKCSFSFITKLNLYRHLKRHHHEEYLKLVENESNAESSQHENSSNKHDPPYEPPVKLRRSALNPNRAGNQKRKVSTGRPRGRPPKIKKKHSQKPVRDSAQEDNQNKSLEVDQTATENESTAAPQWTNEGSKEPKEMSQETSSHVCGECLRTFSHLHLLKSHECIQQGDGPHGCSHCELYFNRLCNLRRHERTIHAKERPYCCTLCLKSFTQSSGLKRHQESHSRHRAHRQSTALANATIYPCSHCPFSFTGERYLYKHIRRHHPEMTTKYSSFNEGDIPSKDHSCTQCSKTFQTIRGFKNHACFRQGDQLYLCPDCGKAFSWFNSLKQHQRIHTGVKPYACSQCDKSFVHSGQLNVHMRTHTGEKPFLCAECGESFRQSGDLRRHEQKHSGVRPCQCPDCGKSFSRPQSLRAHQQLHKGTKLFPCTQCGKSFARRYHLTRHHQKMHS; encoded by the exons ATGACTGATAGTCCAG gATTGCCATCGGGGGAAGACCAGAATTTAGAAATACAGGGTTCTGTGACTGTATGCAATATAGGAACAGAAGAGAGTCAGGAAGAAAATGCTTTCAACGACAAGCATTTTT ACTGTGAAACCTGCCATAAACTGTTTTTAGATCAGTGTGATGTTCATGGACCACCATTGTTCACCTATGACTCTCCCACACCTATGGGAGTTCCTCAGAGGGCACTTCTCACTCTTCCACAAGGGTTAGTCATAGGTAGATCAACAACTCCTGGGGCTGGACTTGGTGTGTTTAACCAGGGACAAATTATTCCTCTTGGGATGCATTTTGGGCCTTTTGATGGGGAGATCAGCAGCACTGAAAATGCCCTGGAAAGTGCTTACTCATGGATT ATATGCAGAGGGAGTGACCATTATGATTACATTGACGCAGAGAGGGACACTCATTCAAATTGGTTGAG GTACGTGGTTTGCTCACGGACTGAGAATGAGCAAAACTTGGTGGCGTTTCAGCAGGCAGGGCGCATCCTGTTCCGCTCTTGCCGCTCCATCTATCCTGGGCAGGAACTGAAAGTGTGGTATGCAGAGGAGTATGCTCATAGTCTCAGCACTACATGGGATAAAATCTGGGACAAGAAGTGCACATTTACAG gaagaaACAGTGAAGAAGCGTCACAGCTTTGTCTTTGCCCCTACTGTCAGTACTCTTTCCCAGCAGCTTTTTACCTACACAGACATGTCAGGCGCTCACACCCAGACGAGTACCCACATCTCTTGGAAGCCCAGACTCTTGAGACTTGTGACCATACACCAGTTATGAATTTGGATCATTGCCTACTTGCTTCTGATGCACCACCTCAATCCCACATGCagcaaatgacaaaatcctTTCAGAATGAATTTCCAACACTCAGTGGCCAGACTGAGCAATCAAACCCAACTGATCCACCACATACCAATAGCAGTAATTTGATGAACAAAACAGACCAGAGTGATGGCAGTGGTGAAGAGGTGTCAGGGAACAAATGTGGCGAATGTGGGCGAACATTTTTGCGGTCATGCCATTTAAAAAGGCATCAGCGCACAATTCACTCAAAAGAGAAGCCTTATTGCTGTAGCCACTGCAGAAAATGCTTTAGTCAGGCAACGGGGCTGAAGAGACATCAGCAAACCCACCAGGGTGAAAAAGAGGGAACAACAGGTACAGAGCAAACAGAGAAAGGGGATTCTGTCTACTCGTGTACTAAGTGTTCCTTCTCTTTCATAACCAAACTTAATCTCTACAGACATCTCAAAAGACATCACCATGAAGAGTATTTAAAATTAGTTGAGAATGAGTCTAATGCAGAGTCATCGCAGCATGAAAACTCATCAAACAAACACGATCCTCCTTATGAACCACCAGTCAAGCTTCGAAGGTCAGCTTTAAACCCTAACAGGGCTGGTAATCAAAAGAGGAAAGTATCTACAGGTCGACCTCGAGGCAGACcacccaaaataaaaaaaaaacacagccagAAAccagtcagggactctgctcaAGAGGACAATCAGAACAAAAGTTTAGAGGTGGACCAGACTGCTACTGAGAACGAGAGTACAGCAGCCCCACAGTGGACTAATGAAGGCAGCAAAGAGCCAAAAGAAATGTCACAAGAGACTTCATCGCATGTTTGTGGCGAGTGCCTAAGAACCTTCAGCCACCTCCATCTTTTAAAAAGCCATGAATGCATTCAGCAGGGTGATGGACCTCATGGCTGCTCTCACTGCGAACTATATTTTAATCGCCTGTGCAACTTGCGGCGACACGAACGCACCATCCATGCCAAAGAGAGGCCATACTGCTGCACATTGTGCCTTAAGTCCTTCACCCAGTCATCTGGTCTGAAGCGCCATCAAGAAAGCCACTCACGCCACAGAGCACATCGCCAAAGCACAGCACTGGCCAACGCCACTATTTACCCCTGCAGCCACTGCCCCTTCTCCTTTACTGGTGAGCGTTACCTATACAAACACATCCGCCGCCACCACCCAGAGATGACTACAAAGTACTCGAGCTTTAATGAGGGCGATATACCGTCCAAGGATCATAGTTGTACTCAATGCTCCAAGACCTTTCAGACAATTAGGGGTTTCAAGAATCATGCCTGCTTCAGGCAAGGGGACCAGCTGTACCTTTGTCCAGACTGTGGCAAGGCCTTCAGCTGGTTCAACAGTTTAAAACAGCACCAGCGTATTCACACAGGAGTGAAACCTTACGCATGCTCACAATGTGATAAGAGTTTTGTGCACTCGGGACAACTGAATGTCCACATGCGCACGCACACTGGGGAGAAGCCATTTCTTTGTGCTGAGTGCGGTGAGAGCTTTAGGCAGTCAGGTGACCTGAGACGGCATGAGCAGAAGCACTCAGGGGTGCGACCGTGTCAGTGCCCAGACTGTGGAAAAAGTTTTAGTCGGCCACAGAGTCTCAGGGCCCACCAGCAGCTTCACAAGGGCACCAAACTGTTTCCTTGTACACAGTGTGGCAAAAGCTTTGCCCGTCGTTATCACCTTACTCGGCATCATCAGAAAAT